One Micromonospora craniellae genomic region harbors:
- a CDS encoding ABC transporter ATP-binding protein, whose amino-acid sequence MIRRLYRLWPQPRLLARLWLLTALQAVLQGALLGMLVPILDAIVAPEPDFATATPWLVAGAVAVALYAVLSVVSSPVGFAAAGVLAAQLRRRLMRHVSTLPLGWFTADNKARFARVVTADVGNAAHLAVTIGGPAITSTLLPATIVAVTFAVDWRMAVLFCVIAAVAYWALQRAARISAIAEIELEIAATAVAGRAIELGQAQPVLRAAGQVDGTPRMRATLENHRETYREGMRRARRPFFVYTAVVMAGFVAVLSLAAWLLLNGHVSVAAAVALLVLGARFLQPLGNLIDLIGALRALTNQITRIEDLLATPTLPAPVDPVPAIAAADIELRDVVFTYPGGDSPALAGVSLRFRAGTTTALVGPSGSGKTTVTRLVARFFDVDAGQVRVGGVDVRDLDPAVLLDEIAIVFQDVYLFDDTIENNLRLACPDADWAEMEAAAAAARLDEVIARLPNGWNTCVGEAGAQLSGGERQRVAIARAILKKARIVLVDEASSALDPENEAAVTQAIANLGNAPDRTVVVIAHRPATLAAADYVVSLNRGRVDEIGTPSELLATGGAFARLSRQYERARHWRIAGAGR is encoded by the coding sequence ATGATCCGCAGGCTCTACCGGCTCTGGCCGCAGCCGCGGCTTCTCGCCCGTCTGTGGCTGCTCACCGCGCTCCAAGCGGTGCTCCAGGGCGCGCTGCTCGGCATGCTCGTGCCGATCCTCGACGCCATCGTGGCGCCCGAGCCCGACTTCGCGACCGCGACACCGTGGCTGGTGGCCGGCGCAGTCGCGGTGGCCCTGTACGCGGTGCTCAGTGTCGTGTCGTCCCCAGTGGGCTTCGCGGCGGCGGGCGTCCTCGCCGCACAGCTCCGGCGCAGGCTGATGCGACATGTGAGCACCCTGCCACTCGGCTGGTTCACCGCCGACAACAAGGCCAGGTTCGCCCGGGTCGTCACCGCCGATGTGGGCAACGCCGCGCACCTGGCGGTGACCATCGGCGGGCCGGCCATCACCTCCACCCTGCTACCCGCCACCATCGTCGCGGTGACCTTCGCGGTCGACTGGCGGATGGCGGTGCTGTTCTGCGTGATCGCCGCCGTGGCCTACTGGGCTCTGCAACGGGCCGCGCGTATCTCCGCCATCGCCGAGATCGAACTGGAGATCGCCGCGACTGCGGTCGCGGGCCGCGCCATCGAACTCGGCCAGGCTCAGCCGGTGCTGCGCGCCGCCGGCCAGGTCGACGGCACCCCGAGGATGCGCGCCACTCTGGAGAACCACCGCGAGACCTACCGCGAGGGTATGCGCCGGGCGCGGCGGCCCTTCTTCGTCTACACCGCCGTGGTGATGGCGGGTTTCGTGGCGGTGCTGTCGCTGGCTGCCTGGCTGCTGCTCAACGGTCACGTCAGCGTGGCGGCTGCGGTCGCGCTGCTGGTACTGGGGGCGCGCTTCCTGCAGCCGCTGGGCAATCTGATCGACCTCATCGGGGCGCTGCGTGCGTTGACCAACCAGATCACTCGCATCGAGGACCTGTTGGCCACCCCGACCCTGCCCGCACCCGTGGATCCGGTACCCGCGATCGCTGCGGCCGACATCGAGCTACGTGATGTCGTGTTCACCTATCCGGGCGGCGACTCTCCGGCCCTGGCCGGCGTGTCATTGCGCTTCCGGGCCGGTACGACCACCGCCTTGGTCGGCCCGTCCGGCTCAGGGAAGACGACGGTGACCCGACTGGTCGCCCGGTTCTTCGATGTCGACGCTGGGCAGGTGCGCGTCGGCGGCGTCGACGTCCGCGACCTCGATCCGGCGGTGCTGCTGGACGAGATCGCCATCGTCTTTCAGGACGTGTACCTGTTCGACGACACGATCGAGAACAACCTGCGCCTGGCCTGTCCGGATGCCGATTGGGCAGAGATGGAAGCAGCGGCCGCTGCCGCCCGGCTGGACGAGGTGATCGCCCGTCTGCCGAATGGCTGGAACACCTGCGTCGGGGAGGCAGGCGCGCAGCTCTCGGGCGGTGAGCGCCAGCGAGTGGCCATTGCCCGGGCGATACTCAAGAAGGCCCGCATCGTGCTCGTCGACGAGGCCAGTTCGGCGTTGGACCCGGAAAACGAGGCCGCCGTCACACAGGCCATCGCCAACCTGGGTAACGCTCCCGATCGCACCGTGGTGGTGATCGCCCACCGCCCCGCCACGCTGGCGGCGGCCGACTACGTGGTGTCCCTGAACCGCGGCCGTGTCGACGAGATCGGCACACCTTCCGAGTTGCTGGCCACCGGTGGTGCGTTCGCGCGGCTCAGTAGGCAGTACGAGCGGGCCAGGCACTGGCGGATCGCGGGCGCGGGACGCTGA
- a CDS encoding ABC transporter ATP-binding protein — protein sequence MSASAPEIPGLAAPGSLRRLFTPIRGHLALCAILSALSAAAGIVPYIAVAEIARVMLENPAGAASTVWTWVAVGAAGAGLWLLLAVQSARVGHFADASLLHDLRRRIVRHLGSLPLGWFRAAGSGKVKRAMTGDLEEMHEVIAHALGQLTGAVTVIAVGAAYLFAVDARMTLIALAVLALMALFYRIAMRSMTTHMNRLIAAEARISAASIEYADGIQVVKTFGTGGRVLRRFDEAVDEHTRAFADWVAEVQYSSAMSRLFGSEMAVLAAVAATGLAFVADGTLGVADLVAFLVVAVGLPTSILPAVSAAQGVRKGRMGAANIERLLSRAPLPEPSLASTPTGHEVEFDRVTFSYDGVTNAVEDVSAVCPPGSVTALVGPSGAGKTTLASLLPRFYDVTDGAVRVGGVDVRSIPSTELLSSMSLVFQDVALLRDSVAENIRIGRPGASDDEVRAAATAAHIHDVIELLPQGYDTPLDGGGGSLSGGERQRLTIARAILSGAPVVVLDEATAALDPDSEAAVQDALAGLADGKTVIVIAHRLHTIVGADQILVLDGGRLVERGSHDDLLAHGGLYARMWAAQEGVPA from the coding sequence ATGTCCGCTTCCGCACCGGAGATCCCGGGCCTGGCTGCTCCAGGGTCGCTGCGCCGGCTGTTCACGCCGATCCGAGGCCACCTCGCACTCTGCGCGATCCTGTCGGCACTGAGCGCTGCGGCGGGGATCGTGCCCTACATCGCGGTCGCCGAGATCGCGCGGGTGATGCTGGAGAACCCCGCTGGCGCGGCGTCGACCGTCTGGACCTGGGTGGCGGTGGGTGCGGCTGGGGCGGGCCTGTGGCTGCTGCTGGCCGTGCAGTCGGCCCGGGTCGGCCACTTCGCAGACGCGTCACTGCTGCACGACCTGCGCCGACGCATCGTTCGGCATCTTGGTTCGCTTCCGCTGGGTTGGTTCCGCGCGGCAGGCTCCGGCAAGGTCAAACGGGCCATGACAGGCGACCTCGAAGAGATGCACGAGGTCATCGCGCACGCCCTGGGTCAGTTGACCGGCGCGGTCACCGTGATCGCGGTCGGTGCGGCCTACCTGTTCGCGGTGGACGCCCGGATGACGCTGATCGCGCTGGCCGTACTCGCCCTCATGGCGTTGTTCTATCGGATAGCGATGCGCTCCATGACCACCCACATGAATCGCCTGATCGCCGCCGAGGCTCGGATCAGCGCGGCGAGCATCGAGTACGCGGACGGCATCCAGGTGGTCAAGACCTTCGGCACCGGCGGTCGGGTGCTGCGCCGCTTCGACGAGGCCGTTGACGAGCACACCCGGGCGTTCGCCGACTGGGTTGCCGAAGTGCAGTACAGCTCGGCGATGTCACGGTTGTTCGGTTCGGAGATGGCCGTACTCGCCGCCGTCGCCGCGACCGGCCTCGCGTTCGTCGCGGACGGCACGCTGGGCGTCGCCGACCTGGTGGCCTTCCTGGTCGTGGCCGTCGGTTTGCCCACGTCGATCCTGCCCGCCGTATCCGCCGCCCAGGGGGTCCGCAAGGGGCGGATGGGAGCGGCCAACATCGAGCGGCTGCTGTCCCGAGCCCCGTTGCCGGAACCAAGTCTGGCAAGCACGCCGACCGGGCACGAGGTCGAGTTCGACCGGGTCACCTTCTCCTACGACGGGGTGACCAACGCCGTCGAGGACGTGAGTGCCGTCTGTCCGCCGGGCAGCGTGACCGCGCTCGTCGGGCCATCCGGCGCGGGCAAGACCACCCTGGCCAGCCTGCTGCCCCGCTTCTATGACGTCACCGACGGTGCGGTTCGTGTCGGCGGGGTCGATGTCCGGTCCATTCCATCGACAGAGCTGCTGTCATCGATGTCGCTGGTGTTCCAGGATGTCGCCCTACTTCGTGACAGCGTCGCCGAGAACATCAGGATCGGCAGGCCGGGTGCCTCTGACGACGAGGTCCGTGCCGCTGCGACGGCCGCGCACATCCACGACGTGATCGAGCTTCTGCCCCAGGGGTACGACACTCCTCTCGACGGCGGCGGGGGAAGCCTGTCCGGTGGTGAGCGACAGCGGTTGACGATCGCCCGGGCGATCCTGTCCGGTGCGCCCGTGGTCGTACTGGACGAGGCCACCGCCGCGCTGGACCCGGACAGCGAGGCCGCAGTACAGGATGCGCTTGCGGGCCTGGCCGACGGCAAGACCGTCATCGTCATCGCCCACCGGCTGCACACGATCGTCGGAGCCGACCAGATCCTGGTGCTCGACGGTGGCCGCCTGGTCGAACGCGGCTCCCATGACGACCTCCTGGCCCACGGGGGTCTTTACGCCCGGATGTGGGCCGCGCAGGAAGGTGTCCCCGCATGA
- a CDS encoding dihydrofolate reductase family protein encodes MTRELVWTGFMSIDGIVDSPGGTVEGHPAGGWVLRTEFDPEAYSLKGEELAETSALMFGRRSYEAFAPIWPQSEDHVAYRDLPKYVVSSTLGEDALVGDWGDQYVLRSMDDVAALKETEGGAIFVHGSAELARSLAEAGLIDRYHLLVFPVLLGDGKSVFPRREQREQRLALRESAAYGNGVLKAVYDVVR; translated from the coding sequence GTGACGCGCGAACTGGTGTGGACGGGATTCATGTCGATCGACGGGATCGTCGACTCGCCCGGCGGTACGGTCGAAGGGCACCCCGCTGGGGGATGGGTGCTCCGGACCGAGTTCGACCCCGAGGCGTACTCGCTGAAGGGTGAGGAACTCGCCGAGACCAGCGCGTTGATGTTCGGACGCCGCAGCTACGAGGCGTTCGCACCGATCTGGCCGCAGTCCGAGGACCACGTGGCCTACCGGGATCTGCCGAAGTACGTGGTGTCCTCGACGCTCGGGGAGGACGCGCTGGTCGGTGACTGGGGTGATCAGTACGTTCTGCGGTCGATGGACGACGTGGCCGCGCTCAAGGAGACCGAGGGTGGGGCGATCTTCGTACACGGCAGCGCGGAACTCGCGCGGAGCCTGGCCGAGGCCGGGCTGATCGACCGGTACCACCTGCTGGTCTTTCCGGTGCTGCTCGGCGACGGCAAGAGCGTGTTCCCCCGGCGGGAGCAGCGGGAGCAGCGGCTAGCGCTGCGCGAGTCCGCCGCCTACGGCAACGGTGTGCTCAAGGCCGTCTACGACGTCGTCCGCTAG
- a CDS encoding IS5 family transposase produces the protein MASVVVTRRHDLTDAQWAVLEPLLPGRKKPGRPPKWSKRQLIDGIRWRVRTGAPWRDVPDCYGHWRTVYGLYRRWQRAGVWAGILAGLQGRADALGLISWDVSVDSTIVRAHQHAAGARRDSHTQVEPPGGSSAAEPADHALVRSRGGLTTKLHLACEQGRMVLAFVITGGQRGDSPQFTTVLDRIRVPRLGVGRPRCRPQRVLADKAYSSKANRTYLRRRGIGCVIPVKADQAANRRKKGSAGGRPPAFDPSAYRQRHAVECGISLLKQHRAVATRYDKLAVRYEATATISMIDNWLRRLERHL, from the coding sequence GTGGCCAGCGTAGTGGTGACGAGGCGGCACGACCTGACCGACGCGCAGTGGGCGGTGCTGGAGCCGTTGCTGCCCGGGCGGAAGAAGCCGGGTCGGCCGCCGAAGTGGAGCAAGCGGCAGCTCATTGACGGGATCAGGTGGCGGGTCCGTACGGGTGCGCCGTGGCGGGACGTGCCGGACTGCTATGGGCACTGGCGCACGGTGTACGGGCTGTACCGACGCTGGCAGCGGGCGGGGGTGTGGGCGGGGATCCTGGCCGGGTTGCAGGGTAGGGCCGACGCGCTCGGGTTGATCTCCTGGGACGTGAGTGTGGACTCCACGATCGTGCGGGCGCATCAGCACGCCGCCGGCGCCCGCCGGGACAGTCACACGCAGGTCGAGCCGCCGGGCGGCAGCAGCGCCGCCGAGCCGGCGGATCACGCGCTGGTCCGGTCCCGGGGCGGTCTGACGACCAAGCTGCACCTGGCCTGCGAGCAGGGCCGTATGGTGCTGGCGTTCGTCATCACCGGTGGGCAGCGCGGCGACAGCCCGCAGTTCACCACTGTGCTGGACCGCATCCGGGTGCCTCGTCTCGGTGTCGGGCGGCCCCGGTGTCGGCCGCAGCGGGTCCTGGCGGACAAGGCGTACAGCAGCAAGGCCAACCGCACCTACCTGCGGCGCCGTGGTATCGGCTGTGTCATCCCGGTCAAGGCCGACCAGGCCGCGAACCGTCGTAAGAAGGGCTCGGCGGGTGGCCGGCCACCCGCCTTCGACCCCAGCGCATACCGGCAGCGTCACGCCGTGGAGTGCGGCATCAGCCTGCTCAAACAGCACCGTGCCGTGGCTACCCGCTACGACAAACTCGCAGTGCGCTACGAAGCCACCGCCACCATCAGCATGATCGACAACTGGCTCCGGCGCCTCGAACGGCACTTATGA
- a CDS encoding helix-turn-helix domain-containing protein, protein MGLVSTSRSSDSPWISSVWTSHSTQVSQMTSVASETWGLVFWESRGTPFAAVVGPEDRTDSAPVPQEARFVGVQFAVGTVLRTAPTSTLLNSGIELPDTTSGRFWLDGERWHTPRVDDDAEALVARLVRAGVLVRDPLVQATLDGSLAATASRTVERRFRAATGLTRGAVAQIGRVRAAAELLSAGAQVSTVVDRLGYYDEPHLARALRRYVGRTAGQLRSGAGGAIALPALAHDVAFPALADDVAFPALGRVS, encoded by the coding sequence GTGGGGCTGGTGAGCACGTCGCGTTCCTCGGACTCACCGTGGATCTCCTCGGTGTGGACCAGCCACAGCACCCAGGTCTCGCAGATGACGTCCGTCGCCAGCGAGACCTGGGGGCTCGTGTTCTGGGAGTCCAGGGGTACGCCGTTCGCCGCCGTCGTCGGCCCGGAGGACCGCACCGACTCGGCACCCGTACCGCAGGAGGCCCGGTTCGTCGGCGTCCAGTTCGCGGTCGGCACCGTGCTGCGGACGGCACCCACGTCGACGCTGCTGAACTCGGGGATCGAGCTGCCCGACACCACCTCCGGGCGGTTCTGGCTCGACGGCGAGCGCTGGCACACGCCGCGTGTCGACGACGACGCCGAGGCCCTGGTGGCGAGGCTCGTCCGCGCCGGCGTGCTGGTGCGCGACCCGCTGGTGCAGGCGACACTGGACGGCAGCCTGGCAGCCACCGCGAGCCGCACCGTGGAGCGCCGCTTCCGGGCCGCCACCGGCCTCACCCGGGGCGCAGTCGCGCAGATCGGGCGCGTCCGGGCCGCCGCGGAACTGCTGTCGGCGGGCGCACAGGTCAGCACCGTCGTGGACCGGCTCGGCTACTACGACGAGCCGCATCTCGCGCGGGCGTTGCGACGGTACGTGGGGCGTACCGCCGGTCAACTCCGCAGCGGCGCCGGCGGCGCGATCGCGCTCCCGGCGCTAGCCCACGACGTCGCGTTCCCGGCACTAGCCGACGACGTCGCGTTCCCGGCACTAGGTCGTGTGTCATAA
- a CDS encoding MarR family winged helix-turn-helix transcriptional regulator — translation MTTEQLSDTELAAQPAAYWTGVAYTSLITFTRARHVELGFTQPQFWLLRNLSVHDLRPDGSGMTVPELEQAMSSYLRPEDDLDSEARVLQERGWLTRDGDGRLWITDAGEEARVSLKQHAPSIRARIHEGIDDADYVAALKVLRQLIRNTGGAVD, via the coding sequence ATGACGACGGAACAGCTCTCCGACACCGAGCTCGCCGCGCAGCCCGCCGCCTACTGGACGGGCGTCGCGTACACGTCGCTGATCACGTTCACCCGTGCCCGGCACGTCGAGCTCGGCTTCACGCAGCCGCAGTTCTGGCTGCTGCGCAACCTCTCCGTGCACGACCTGCGGCCGGACGGCAGCGGGATGACGGTGCCCGAACTCGAACAGGCGATGAGTTCGTACCTGCGCCCCGAGGACGATCTGGACTCCGAGGCGAGAGTGTTGCAGGAGCGCGGGTGGCTGACCCGGGACGGTGACGGACGGCTGTGGATCACCGACGCGGGCGAGGAGGCGCGCGTCAGCCTCAAGCAGCACGCACCGTCGATCCGCGCCCGCATCCATGAGGGCATCGACGACGCGGACTACGTGGCGGCCCTCAAGGTGCTCCGCCAGTTGATCCGCAACACCGGCGGCGCGGTGGACTGA
- a CDS encoding ISAs1 family transposase, which translates to MSARLGGVSPLSERDTPGLLQVLAEVPDPRDARGRIYALPGLLAMAIAAVLSGSSRVVEIVEWAADLPDAVWDRLGAARDALTGARRVPDDGTLGRVLAGIDADALDAAVCRWLLGRAGVTGRGRRVIAVDGKTLRGSGPAGSQAHLLAALDQAEQIVLAQIDVNGKTNEISRFQPLLDGLDLAGAVITADALHTQREHARWLVEDKHAGYVFVVKRNQPRLYRQVKALPWGKIPALDATRERGHGRYDIRELQAVTCLGPLALDFPHAAQALRIRRRRHNPATGRWSTVTVYAITSLTAAAAGPADLADWLRGHWAIEVLHHIRDTTYREDASRLRTGNAPRALATLRNTAISLLRLNGATSIAATLRRNSRDPYRSLQILGLT; encoded by the coding sequence TTGTCCGCACGCCTGGGTGGCGTGTCGCCGTTGTCGGAGCGGGACACGCCGGGGTTGCTGCAGGTCCTTGCCGAGGTGCCGGACCCGCGTGATGCCCGGGGTCGGATCTATGCGCTGCCGGGGCTGCTCGCGATGGCGATCGCGGCGGTGCTCTCGGGATCCAGCCGGGTCGTGGAGATCGTCGAGTGGGCTGCGGATCTGCCGGACGCGGTGTGGGACCGTCTCGGCGCGGCCCGCGACGCCTTGACCGGGGCCCGGCGGGTGCCTGATGACGGCACGCTGGGCCGGGTGCTGGCCGGCATCGACGCCGACGCGTTGGATGCCGCGGTGTGTCGCTGGCTGCTCGGCCGGGCCGGTGTGACCGGGCGGGGTCGGCGGGTGATCGCCGTTGACGGCAAGACGCTGCGTGGCAGCGGCCCGGCCGGGTCTCAGGCGCACCTGCTGGCCGCGTTGGACCAGGCCGAGCAGATCGTCCTGGCGCAGATCGACGTTAATGGGAAGACGAATGAGATCAGCCGGTTCCAGCCGTTGCTCGACGGTCTGGACCTGGCCGGGGCGGTCATCACGGCGGACGCGCTGCACACCCAGCGCGAGCATGCCCGCTGGCTGGTCGAGGACAAACACGCCGGATACGTCTTCGTCGTCAAGCGCAATCAGCCACGGCTCTACCGACAGGTCAAGGCCCTGCCCTGGGGGAAGATCCCCGCCCTGGACGCCACCCGTGAGCGCGGGCACGGCCGCTACGACATCCGGGAGTTGCAGGCGGTCACCTGTCTGGGGCCGCTCGCGCTGGACTTCCCACACGCGGCCCAGGCCCTGCGTATCCGGCGCCGCCGACACAACCCGGCCACCGGACGTTGGTCCACCGTCACCGTGTACGCGATCACCAGCCTGACCGCAGCCGCGGCCGGTCCCGCTGACCTGGCCGACTGGCTACGCGGACACTGGGCCATCGAGGTCCTTCACCATATTCGCGACACCACCTACCGCGAGGACGCCAGCCGGCTACGCACAGGCAACGCGCCTCGCGCCCTGGCCACCCTTCGCAACACCGCGATCAGCCTCCTCCGCCTCAACGGCGCCACCTCGATCGCAGCAACCCTGCGCCGAAACAGCCGAGATCCATACCGATCCCTACAAATACTCGGACTCACCTAG
- a CDS encoding alpha/beta hydrolase, whose translation MRRQTLTGTAVAALATVVALGITPAQANPRTEAPAAGTGIAWEPCADEPEAECGSVTVPVDWSEPDGPTIDIALARRAATDPTARIGTILTNPGGPGASGLQDAILGGIGGSFSDEVRRRFDVVGFDPRGVGGSDPIRCQVPEGPEPELFPTTAEEFDGLRAWTRAYGESCREHSGPHVDFLDSRTVARDMDAIRAALGEKKLTFYGNSYATMMGQQYATLFPQRVRAMVLDSTMDHSAATTWEFLRSETKATQDSFDRYVEWCRSSTECALHGQDARTVFRDLYAKAERGELVDPGSSRTMSPTDLLDDIQWTFLGPYWTQLSERLVSLSAGEPGPTTDAARPTTARTAITEQEPEQEPGQEPVEDPSLAIFCQDWRLPVRDVEQLRAYQDRLAEVAPEMKVNLQAWGSTMACLGWPTEVRNPQAPLRWKGVPPVLVLNSRYDPVTPHEWARNVARQSGATLLTYDGAGHGVYSFGSDCVGDATTRYLIHVKTPPPGTRCPAVEQ comes from the coding sequence GTGAGACGACAGACGCTGACCGGTACGGCGGTCGCCGCGCTGGCGACCGTGGTGGCGCTCGGCATCACACCCGCCCAGGCAAACCCACGGACCGAGGCACCCGCCGCCGGTACGGGCATCGCGTGGGAGCCGTGTGCCGACGAGCCGGAGGCGGAGTGCGGCAGCGTGACCGTACCCGTCGACTGGTCCGAACCGGACGGGCCGACGATCGACATCGCGCTGGCCCGGCGTGCCGCCACGGACCCGACCGCGCGGATCGGCACGATCCTCACCAACCCCGGCGGACCGGGTGCCTCGGGGTTGCAGGACGCCATCCTCGGCGGCATCGGCGGCAGCTTCAGTGACGAGGTACGCCGCCGCTTCGACGTGGTGGGCTTCGATCCTCGGGGCGTGGGCGGCAGCGACCCGATCCGGTGTCAGGTGCCGGAGGGCCCGGAGCCGGAGCTGTTCCCCACCACCGCCGAGGAGTTCGACGGCCTGCGCGCCTGGACCCGGGCGTACGGCGAGAGTTGCCGGGAGCACAGCGGCCCGCACGTGGACTTCCTCGACAGCCGGACCGTCGCCCGCGACATGGACGCGATCCGGGCCGCGCTCGGCGAGAAGAAGTTGACCTTCTACGGCAACTCGTACGCCACGATGATGGGCCAGCAGTACGCCACGCTGTTCCCGCAGCGGGTGCGGGCGATGGTGCTCGACAGCACGATGGACCACAGCGCGGCCACCACCTGGGAGTTCCTGCGCAGCGAGACGAAGGCGACGCAGGACAGCTTCGACCGGTACGTCGAGTGGTGCCGCAGCTCGACCGAGTGTGCGCTGCACGGCCAGGATGCCCGCACGGTCTTCCGGGACCTGTACGCCAAGGCCGAACGCGGTGAGCTGGTCGACCCGGGCAGCTCGCGGACGATGAGCCCGACCGATCTGCTGGACGACATCCAGTGGACGTTCCTCGGCCCGTACTGGACGCAGTTGTCGGAGCGGCTGGTGAGCCTGTCGGCGGGCGAGCCCGGCCCCACGACGGACGCCGCCCGCCCGACGACGGCGCGGACGGCGATCACAGAGCAAGAGCCGGAGCAAGAGCCGGGGCAGGAGCCGGTCGAGGATCCGAGCCTCGCCATCTTCTGCCAGGACTGGCGGTTGCCGGTGCGGGACGTCGAGCAACTGCGGGCGTACCAGGACCGGCTGGCCGAGGTGGCACCGGAGATGAAGGTCAACCTCCAGGCGTGGGGCTCGACGATGGCCTGCCTGGGCTGGCCGACCGAGGTCCGCAACCCGCAGGCGCCGCTGCGGTGGAAGGGCGTGCCGCCGGTGCTGGTGCTCAACAGCCGGTACGACCCGGTCACGCCGCACGAGTGGGCTCGGAACGTGGCCCGTCAGTCGGGTGCGACCCTGCTGACCTACGACGGCGCGGGGCACGGGGTCTACTCGTTCGGCAGCGACTGCGTCGGTGACGCCACCACGCGGTACCTGATCCACGTCAAGACGCCGCCACCGGGCACCCGGTGCCCGGCCGTGGAGCAGTGA
- the tnpC gene encoding IS66 family transposase, translating into MPGLEELSREELIGLTRRLIVQVEQLTQANRELTDRVARLERLVSRNSGNSGMPPSKDDDPGRTPPAEVSTPVPAAGAGKRSRGKQRGAPGAQLSWSPFPDGIVDHFPGGPCGCGSDLASAADLGVYASHQQVDVPAMTATVTQHDRHAVRCGCGAMHVAARPEGVPDAGVSYGPNLQAWCVYLMVVHAIPVARCADLVAALTGSRPSDGFVHALIGRAAAGVAESNRIIRTLIALAHVVSCDETPIRVGARKVKKYLLVACTRLYTWYLLGDRSLDTFKVFVLPDLTGVVVHDRYQNYDAKIFAHLVHQLCVAHLIRDCQDAAETYPDAHWPIQIRQALQGLVHAANLARAQNLPAIGEHIAGPLIDAYRHGVRIGLKEVARVDGRKQPKHRALLEDLHDREADILRFTTDLRIPPTSNQAERDLRPAKTQQKISGRLTSEKVTEHRYAIRGYVSTVTKHGADVMTAIRDAILGRPWTPPAWAPG; encoded by the coding sequence GTGCCGGGCTTGGAGGAGTTGTCGCGCGAGGAGTTGATCGGACTCACGCGACGGCTGATCGTTCAGGTGGAACAGTTGACCCAGGCGAACCGGGAGTTGACTGATCGGGTCGCGCGGTTGGAACGCCTGGTGTCGCGTAACAGTGGGAACTCGGGGATGCCGCCGTCGAAGGATGATGATCCGGGACGGACGCCGCCGGCGGAGGTGTCCACGCCGGTGCCGGCAGCCGGTGCTGGTAAGCGGTCGCGGGGTAAGCAGCGGGGTGCGCCGGGTGCGCAGCTGTCCTGGTCACCGTTTCCGGACGGCATTGTGGATCATTTTCCGGGCGGGCCGTGTGGATGCGGATCGGATCTGGCATCGGCGGCTGATCTGGGGGTTTACGCCTCGCATCAGCAGGTCGATGTGCCGGCGATGACGGCGACGGTCACCCAGCATGATCGGCACGCGGTGCGCTGCGGGTGCGGGGCGATGCACGTGGCGGCCCGCCCCGAGGGGGTGCCGGACGCAGGCGTCTCGTACGGGCCGAATCTTCAGGCGTGGTGCGTCTATCTGATGGTGGTGCACGCGATTCCGGTGGCCCGGTGCGCTGACCTGGTCGCCGCGTTGACCGGCTCGCGTCCGTCGGACGGGTTCGTCCACGCGTTGATCGGCCGGGCCGCGGCGGGGGTGGCCGAGTCGAACCGGATCATCCGCACGCTGATCGCCCTCGCGCATGTGGTCTCCTGCGACGAGACCCCGATCCGGGTCGGTGCCCGCAAGGTCAAGAAGTACCTTCTGGTCGCCTGCACCCGCCTCTACACCTGGTACCTGCTCGGTGACCGCAGCCTCGACACGTTCAAGGTGTTCGTCCTGCCGGACCTGACCGGGGTGGTCGTGCACGACCGTTACCAGAACTACGACGCGAAGATCTTCGCCCACCTGGTCCACCAACTCTGCGTAGCCCACCTGATCCGCGACTGTCAGGACGCCGCCGAGACCTACCCCGACGCGCACTGGCCGATCCAGATCCGCCAGGCGCTACAGGGACTCGTCCACGCCGCGAACCTCGCCCGCGCACAGAACCTGCCCGCGATCGGCGAACACATCGCCGGCCCGCTGATCGACGCCTACCGGCACGGCGTGCGGATCGGGCTCAAGGAGGTCGCCCGGGTGGACGGCCGTAAACAGCCGAAACACCGGGCACTGCTGGAAGACCTCCACGACCGAGAAGCCGACATCCTGCGATTCACCACCGACCTGCGCATCCCACCCACGTCGAACCAGGCCGAACGCGACCTACGGCCCGCGAAGACCCAGCAGAAGATCTCCGGACGGCTCACCAGCGAGAAGGTCACCGAACACCGCTACGCCATCCGCGGTTACGTCTCCACAGTGACCAAACACGGCGCGGATGTCATGACCGCCATCCGCGACGCCATCCTCGGCCGACCCTGGACACCACCCGCCTGGGCACCCGGCTAA